Proteins from a single region of Trichoderma asperellum chromosome 3, complete sequence:
- the CYP10 gene encoding Peptidyl-prolyl cis-trans isomerase cyp10, which produces MSVTLHTSLGDIKIEVFCESVPKTSENFLALCASGYYDQSPFHRLIPKFMVQTGAPANPTAENPKGGQSIWGAPFEDEIRPALRHGGRGFVSMANKGPGTNGSQFFITFDKAPHLDGLNTVFGKVIGDEGLVTLAKMEAVEVDKKSRPKEPFRIEKVTIHANPLAE; this is translated from the exons ATGTCCGTCACGCTTCACACGTCGCTGGGCGACATCAAGATCGAGGTCTTTTGCGAGAGCGTCCCCAAGACATCAGAG AACTTTCTGGCTCTTTGCGCCTCCGGCTACTACGACCAGTCGCCCTTCCACCGCCTGATCCCAAAGTTCATGGTGCAGACTGGAGCGCCCGCCAACCCAACGGCCGAAAACCCAAAGGGCGGCCAGTCGATATGGGGCGCCCCTTTCGAAGACGAGATCCGGCCCGCGCTGAGACACGGCGGCCGGGGCTTCGTCTCCATGGCCAACAAAGGCCCCGGCACCAACGGCTCGCAATTCTTCATCACGTTCGATAAAGCGCCCCATCTAGATGGCTTGAACACCGTGTTTGGCAAGGTGATTGGCGACGAGGGCTTGGTGACGCTGGCCAAGATGGAGGCCGTGGAGGTGGACAAGAAGAGCCGCCCGAAGGAGCCTTTTCGAATCGAAAAGGTGACTATACACGCAAACCCGCTGGCTGAATAG